The following proteins come from a genomic window of Lolium rigidum isolate FL_2022 chromosome 5, APGP_CSIRO_Lrig_0.1, whole genome shotgun sequence:
- the LOC124657738 gene encoding trifunctional UDP-glucose 4,6-dehydratase/UDP-4-keto-6-deoxy-D-glucose 3,5-epimerase/UDP-4-keto-L-rhamnose-reductase RHM1-like: MVTYEPKNILITGAAGFIASHVANRLVRSYPHYKIVVLDKIDYCSNLKNLSPSRSSPNFKFVKGDIASADLVNFLLISESIDTIMHFAAQTHVDNSFGNSFEFTKNNIYGTHVLLEACKVTGQIKRFIHVSTDEVYGETDEDALVGNHEASQLLPTNPYAATKAGAEMLVMAYGKSYGLPVITTRGNNVYGLNQFPEKLIPKFILLAMRGLSLPIHGDGSNVRSYLYCEDVAEAFEAVLHKGEVGQVYNIGTLKERRVIDVASEICKLFSLDTKKFIRFVENRPFNDQRYFLDNQKLKKLGWSESTSWEEGLKKTVEWYTNNPDYWGDVAGALLPHPNMPMTPGIEGNNWIEEIKSLASSPSEAKEPSTITPTTTSKSTSSGTQNTNYKFLIYGKTGWIGGLLGKICDKQGIPYEYGKGRLQERSQLLEDITKVKPTHVFNAAGVTGRPNVDWCETHKQDTIRTNVVGTLNLADVCREKGLLMINYATGCIFEYNAGHPEGSGIGFKEEDTPNFIGSFYSKTKAIVEELLKDYENVCTLRVRMPISSDLSNPRNFITKIARYEKVVNIPNSMTILDELLPISVEMAKRDCRGIWNFTNPGVVSHNEILEMYRKYINPNFKWSNFTLEEQAKVIVAQRSNNEMDASKLKSEFPELLSIKDALIKYVFEPNKKVATD, from the exons ATGGTGACTTATGAGCCCAAGAACATCCTCATAACTGGTGCTGCGGGTTTCATTGCGTCCCATGTGGCGAACCGTCTGGTTAGGAGCTACCCTCACTATAAGATTGTTGTCCTCGACAAGATTGACTACTGCTCCAACCTGAAAAACCTCAGCCCTTCCCGATCATCGCCAAATTTCAAGTTTGTCAAAGGCGACATTGCAAGTGCTGATCTGGTGAACTTCCTTCTCATCAGTGAGTCAATTGACACCATCATGCACTTTGCCGCTCAGACTCACGTGGATAATTCATTTGGCAATTCCTTTGAGTTCACAAAGAACAACATATATGGTACCCACGTTCTCCTTGAGGCATGCAAGGTTACTGGCCAGATCAAAAGATTTATTCATGTGAGTACTGATGAGGTGTACGGAGAAACTGATGAGGATGCTCTGGTTGGTAACCATGAGGCCTCACAGTTGCTTCCCACAAATCCATATGCAGCTACAAAAGCTGGTGCTGAAATGCTTGTGATGGCTTATGGAAAGTCTTATGGTCTTCCTGTGATTACAACTCGAGGCAACAATGTGTATGGGCTAAATCAGTTTCCTGAGAAGCTCATCCCCAAATTTATTCTTTTGGCCATGAGAGGTTTGTCCCTTCCAATTCATGGTGATGGCTCTAATGTCAGGAGCTATCTTTATTGTGAGGATGTTGCTGAAGCTTTTGAGGCAGTTCTTCATAAAGGAGAGGTTGGGCAAGTGTATAACATTGGTACTTTGAAGGAGAGGAGGGTGATTGATGTGGCCAGTGAAATATGCAAGCTTTTTAGCTTGGACACCAAAAAATTCATCAGGTTTGTTGAGAATAGGCCCTTCAATGATCAGAGGTACTTTCTGGATAATCAGAAATTGAAGAAGTTGGGATGGTCAGAGAGCACATCATGGGAAGAGGGTTTGAAGAAAACAGTTGAATGGTACACCAACAATCCTGATTACTGGGGGGATGTTGCCGGTGCATTGCTCCCTCATCCAAATATGCCGATGACGCCTGGAATTGAAGGGAATAACTGGATTGAGGAAATAAAATCTCTTGCTTCCTCACCGAGCGAAGCTAAGGAACCTAGCACAATAACTCCTACAACCACTTCCAAGAGCACCAGCAGTGGCACTCAAAATACCAACTACAAGTTCTTGATATATGGTAAGACTGGATGGATTGGTGGTCTACTAGGGAAGATATGTGATAAGCAAGGAATACCATATGAATATGGGAAGGGACGCCTGCAGGAGCGTTCTCAACTTTTGGAGGACATAACAAAAGTGAAGCCCACTCATGTTTTCAATGCTGCTGGTGTCACTGGAAGACCAAATGTGGACTGGTGTGAGACCCATAAACAAGATACTATCCGTACCAATGTTGTAGGCACCTTGAATCTTGCTGATGTCTGTCGTGAGAAGGGCTTGCTCATGATCAATTATGCCACAGGTTGCATATTTGAGTATAATGCTGGTCACCCTGAAGGATCTGGAATTGGTTTTAAAGAGGAAGACACACCCAACTTCATAGGTTCCTTCTATTCTAAAACTAAGGCCATT GTGGAGGAGTTATTGAAGGACTATGAAAATGTCTGTACTCTTAGAGTCAGAATGCCCATATCATCGGATCTAAGCAATCCTCGTAACTTCATCACAAAGATAGCTCGCTACGAGAAGGTGGTGAACATTCCCAATAGTATGACCATTTTAGATGAACTCTTGCCTATCTCTGTTGAGATGGCTAAGAGAGATTGTAGGGGCATATGGAACTTCACCAACCCTGGGGTTGTCAGTCACAACGagattctggagatgtacaggaAGTACATCAATCCAAACTTCAAGTGGAGCAATTTCACACTTGAAGAGCAGGCCAAGGTTATAGTTGCACAAAGAAGCAACAATGAAATGGATGCATCGAAGCTGAAGTCTGAGTTCCCTGAGCTACTATCCattaaggatgctttgattaagtATGTCTTTGAGCCGAACAAGAAGGTTGCTACTGACTGA